Proteins encoded by one window of Polaribacter haliotis:
- a CDS encoding glycosyltransferase family 2 protein, which produces MTKISAIIPTLNEEIHIADAIKSVSFADEIIVIDSFSTDKTVEIAEKYNVKIIKRKFDDFSSQKNFAIEQASHSWIYLLDADERVTPKVEKEILEAVQNPNGFVGFYVRRTFYFAGEKINYCGWQRDKVVRLFLKDHCKYVGVVHETIKTTGELGFFKYKIDHFGYRSYDHFIAKIHHYASLKAKDLHKQGKKVGLFHILVKPPARFFIHYIIRLGFLDGFAGLILAKTLAYSVLTRYIKLWLLNKGIKES; this is translated from the coding sequence ATGACAAAAATATCGGCAATTATACCAACACTAAATGAAGAAATTCATATAGCAGATGCAATAAAATCTGTTAGTTTTGCTGATGAAATTATAGTTATAGATTCTTTTAGTACAGATAAAACTGTAGAAATAGCAGAAAAATACAATGTAAAAATCATCAAGCGAAAGTTTGATGATTTTTCTTCTCAAAAAAACTTTGCAATAGAGCAAGCTTCCCATTCTTGGATTTATCTTTTAGATGCTGATGAGAGAGTAACTCCAAAAGTTGAAAAAGAAATTTTAGAAGCTGTGCAAAATCCAAATGGTTTTGTTGGTTTTTATGTTCGCAGAACTTTTTATTTTGCTGGCGAAAAAATAAATTATTGTGGTTGGCAAAGAGATAAAGTAGTTCGTTTATTTTTAAAAGATCATTGCAAATATGTTGGAGTTGTTCACGAAACGATTAAAACAACAGGAGAACTAGGTTTTTTTAAGTACAAAATAGACCATTTTGGGTACAGAAGTTACGACCATTTTATTGCTAAAATTCATCATTATGCTTCTTTAAAAGCGAAAGATTTACATAAACAAGGCAAAAAAGTTGGTTTGTTTCATATTTTGGTAAAACCACCAGCCAGATTTTTTATTCATTATATAATTAGACTAGGTTTTTTAGATGGATTTGCTGGTCTTATTTTAGCAAAAACCTTAGCATATTCTGTGCTAACCAGATATATAAAATTGTGGCTTTTAAATAAAGGAATTAAAGAGAGTTAA
- a CDS encoding 2,3,4,5-tetrahydropyridine-2,6-dicarboxylate N-succinyltransferase yields MKEIREIIESAWENRDLLKEQNTIDTIRKVVDLLDKGELRVAEPTTDGWQVNEWVKKAVVLYFPIQKMETLEAGIFEYHDKIPLKRNFAERGIRVVPNAVARHGAYISAGTILMPSYVNIGAYVDEGTMVDTWATVGSCAQIGKNVHLSGGVGIGGVLEPLQAAPVIIEDGAFIGSRCIVVEGVRVEKEAVLGANVVLTMSTKIIDVTGDEPVEMKGRVPARSVVIPGSYTKKFAAGEFNVPCALIIGKRKESTNKKTSLNDALREYDVAV; encoded by the coding sequence ATGAAAGAAATTAGAGAAATTATAGAATCGGCTTGGGAAAATCGAGATTTGTTAAAAGAACAAAACACAATAGATACCATTAGAAAAGTAGTCGATTTATTGGATAAAGGAGAATTAAGAGTTGCAGAACCAACAACTGATGGTTGGCAAGTAAACGAATGGGTTAAAAAAGCAGTTGTTTTGTATTTTCCAATTCAAAAAATGGAAACTTTAGAAGCTGGTATCTTCGAATATCACGATAAAATTCCACTAAAAAGAAATTTTGCCGAAAGAGGAATTAGAGTTGTGCCAAATGCAGTTGCAAGACATGGAGCTTATATTTCTGCTGGAACTATTCTTATGCCAAGTTATGTAAATATTGGTGCTTATGTAGATGAAGGAACCATGGTAGATACTTGGGCAACTGTTGGTTCTTGTGCACAAATTGGTAAAAATGTACATTTATCTGGTGGAGTAGGAATTGGTGGTGTTTTGGAACCATTACAAGCGGCTCCAGTAATTATAGAAGATGGCGCTTTTATTGGTTCTAGATGTATTGTTGTGGAAGGTGTAAGAGTAGAGAAGGAAGCTGTTTTAGGCGCAAATGTTGTGTTGACAATGAGCACTAAAATTATAGATGTAACTGGAGACGAACCTGTGGAAATGAAAGGTAGAGTTCCTGCAAGATCTGTAGTAATTCCAGGAAGTTATACAAAGAAATTTGCAGCTGGAGAATTTAACGTTCCTTGTGCATTAATTATTGGAAAAAGAAAAGAAAGTACAAATAAGAAAACCTCTTTAAACGATGCTTTACGTGAATATGACGTTGCAGTTTAA
- a CDS encoding alpha-1,2-fucosyltransferase: protein MIIVRILGGLGNQMFQYAYAKALEQKGFDVKLDISGFKNYKLHGGYHLNNYKIDLKYASNFSNFLSKINFFQYKKEKNLLFDASLKSLKGNEYVKGYFQTEKYFKEIRTILLEQFTIAAELSTTTKKYKKQILGSHISCSLHIRRGDYVSDKKANTIHGTCSLEYYKEAIELIKTENKGVQFFIFSDDISWTKENLSLENAIYIDHKTIPHEDMYLMSLCNHNITANSSFSWWGAWLNKNKSKTIIAPKQWFVNKENEIACENWIKI, encoded by the coding sequence ATGATAATTGTAAGAATTCTTGGTGGTTTAGGAAATCAAATGTTTCAATACGCATATGCTAAAGCATTGGAACAAAAAGGATTTGACGTGAAATTAGACATTTCTGGTTTTAAAAATTACAAACTTCATGGTGGTTATCATTTAAACAACTATAAAATAGATTTAAAATACGCTTCTAACTTTTCAAATTTTCTATCGAAAATCAACTTTTTTCAATATAAAAAAGAGAAAAACTTATTATTTGACGCCTCTTTAAAGTCTTTAAAAGGAAACGAATATGTAAAAGGATATTTCCAAACAGAGAAATATTTTAAAGAAATAAGAACTATTTTATTAGAACAATTTACAATTGCTGCAGAACTTTCTACAACAACCAAAAAATATAAGAAACAGATTTTGGGGTCTCATATAAGTTGTTCTTTACATATTCGAAGAGGAGATTATGTTTCCGACAAAAAAGCAAATACCATTCATGGAACTTGTAGTTTGGAATATTATAAAGAGGCTATTGAGTTGATAAAAACAGAAAACAAAGGCGTGCAATTTTTTATATTTTCTGATGATATTTCTTGGACGAAAGAAAATTTATCTTTAGAAAATGCTATTTATATCGATCATAAAACAATTCCTCACGAAGACATGTATTTAATGAGTCTTTGCAACCATAATATTACCGCTAACAGTAGTTTTTCTTGGTGGGGAGCTTGGTTGAATAAAAATAAAAGTAAAACCATAATTGCACCAAAACAGTGGTTTGTTAATAAAGAAAATGAAATTGCTTGCGAAAATTGGATAAAAATATGA
- a CDS encoding glycosyltransferase family 25 protein, which produces MSSYKVYYINLDKSLERRNFMENQFKKLNIPLTRMPAVYGKELPQDFLKKAKNQHNLLTHYPYLNDGEIGLTKTYFDLWKIIAKQKEDFALVLEDDALLTEDFFTDLNSLLKSISENTFLDISGRKGFFKMKSDLLTSTFLIPSLQTTGQIIGKKAATTLSKNLTTYYSPIDVLKQDVFKHKTPVLTTNKRYVSSNDKNVGGTTIQQKKMPKFKKMFREIIRPFWQLITLVTYKTYRFIGNYAFYKSN; this is translated from the coding sequence ATGAGTTCATACAAAGTATATTATATCAATTTAGACAAAAGTTTGGAGCGCAGGAATTTTATGGAAAATCAATTTAAAAAATTGAATATTCCATTAACAAGAATGCCTGCAGTTTATGGAAAAGAATTGCCACAAGACTTTCTGAAAAAAGCAAAGAATCAACATAATCTCTTAACACATTATCCATATTTAAATGATGGCGAAATCGGTTTAACAAAAACATATTTCGATTTGTGGAAAATAATTGCTAAACAAAAAGAAGATTTTGCATTGGTTTTAGAAGATGATGCTTTATTAACTGAAGATTTTTTTACGGATTTAAATTCGCTTTTAAAATCAATTTCTGAAAATACTTTTTTAGATATATCTGGGAGAAAAGGTTTTTTTAAGATGAAATCAGATTTATTAACAAGTACTTTTTTAATTCCTTCATTACAAACAACAGGACAAATTATTGGTAAAAAAGCAGCAACAACACTTTCTAAAAATCTAACAACTTATTATTCTCCCATTGATGTTTTAAAGCAAGATGTTTTTAAACACAAAACACCTGTTTTAACAACTAATAAAAGGTATGTAAGTAGTAATGATAAAAATGTTGGTGGAACTACGATTCAGCAAAAGAAAATGCCAAAATTCAAGAAAATGTTCCGAGAAATTATTCGTCCTTTTTGGCAATTAATTACTTTAGTTACCTATAAAACATATAGATTTATTGGTAATTATGCTTTTTACAAAAGCAATTAA